CCCGGGCTGGGCGCTCCCAGGTGTCACTGCTGGGGCCTCCCCCAGGAGGAGGTGGACGGCGACTAGGACCTCGGGGACGCCCACTCTCAGCCTCCCAGCCCTCTCTGCCTCAGCGGGCAGCAGGTGATGGCTCTCCTGGGTGTAAGGGCTCAGGAGGTGAACGCCTGCCCCCCTCAGGGCTCCTGGCTAAGCCTCCAGGGACAGCCCAGCCCCCCAGGCCATCAGTGCCTGAGCCAGCCACTCCCCGGGGCCCCCAACTCTCTTCCAACATGTGAAACCTTTGGGTAAGCTCTCGGGTGCCGTAGCATGTGCCAGAGGGCAGACGCCTCTTGGGGACACCAAGGGGACCTGAAACACTGCCCTATGGGAGTATCTCCGCTTAGTACCAAGAAGATGGTCTCTGTTCTCAGCTCAGGCGCCTTGCAACCTGACATTCTCCTaatccattcacccattcatcAAAGATACTTAGCGCCTACCATGTTCAAGGCACTGTACCAGACGCTGTATGTCTCCACTGCCAAGTAGAAGTGACTCCAAGCCCTCTGATGAGGGTATTCCCCTAGCTGTGGTCCTGCCAGGTGCAGGCCTGGGTCCATGATCCCATCCTACTAAGCACAGGTACTTGCCACCACCATCACTGCCAAGTAACTAGATGTCTCTGTTTTCCTGCCCATGACCTTGCAGGTTCTGCCTGGCACGGTTATCTTCCTGTCCGCTAGCACAGCTGGGCACTGCCAATTACCTGTCCCCCCGCTGCTGTCAACAAATGTCTTGGGTCCCTGGTGTGGGCATCCAGCTTTACTGCCATGCGTGGACCCTCCCTGTCTATACCCCCTGAGTGGGAACACACATCTCCTGACAAGTTCCTtgcactctctgtctctgtgataGAACTGCCTTTTTGTAAACTGGGAGCCACCTCCTCCCTATGCCCCTGTCCCGGTGACGACCCCCTTGAAGCTAAGGGATTGTTGACGCCCCCTTATTTAGTGTGCCAGCGTAGATTCCCCACAGATTGGGGGCAAGTGAATCCTTAGatggaattttttctttccttgctcccttccttatttatttactcttatttattcaatcatttaataattgtatttattcactcatttgctaattttatttattatcaattcattttatttacccattcatttattcatctctcccatcccctcctgGTAGGGAGACAGGAATGGGCAGAGCCCCTCCATGCCAGCTCTTGTGGTCCTTGCCCAACTCCCATCAGTGGCAATACTTGAGCCCTCTCCCTAACTAGGTAGGAGCAGGAAGGCCAcctgagagggagaggaggactggtcttatttttaggttttttttcctttctactgagTTTGCTACTGGTGCAGGAGTAAGGGGAGGGCCCGAGGTATCCAAGCCTGGGGAAGGGCAGGCTAGCCAGTACCTCTGCCTTCTCAGGGACAAGAGAaaccccctatcccacccctctgtccCCACAACTACTCTACAGCATCAAAGAATGAGGGGCCAGGACCCTAAATCTCCTTTTCTCCTGGGTGGGCAGTTCTGGGGTTCTGGGTGTGTGGGAGAGGTTTTATATTGCTTCCAAACACctgggtttaaaaagaaaatagagacacTTGTTTTGGCTCCTGGCTTGTGTGTGGGAACAAAGTGGGCATTCTGGGGTACAGGAGGAGGTAGCAGGACACCTGACCCAGCAAGCCATGAGGTGGGTATGAGAGCAGCCAGGGAGCGGCCTGCAAGCCTAGAGGTGGTAGAGACAGTGACAGGATGAGCCTGCCTGGCTCTCGGGGCTCCCCGCCTTCCATCTACCCTAGCTTCCCCAAAAGGGTGGTGCTTTGATATCACTGACAGTGACAATGAAGAAAGAGGTGGCACTCTTCTCGGGGGATGCCCAGATTATCGTGAGGGCCACGTAAGGACATCAAACTGCATGgatgtgaaataatttttaaatagagattTTGTGGAGACTGTGGACATGATTGTCCTGTTCCCCTCACCTCTGCCCCCAGGTACAGGAAGACTAGGGGAATAGAATTAATCAGTTAAACTGGATTAAAGGCTCAGAGTATTTTAGGGACCAGTTAAGAGTATCAGATGCAGGGAATGTACCATTGGTGCTGTTGGATGGCCAGGGCTTAATTGGATACAGACTTTCAAGGCCTGTGCGAaatggagagggggagggggcaccCTGGATGGCAGATGTGGCCTAGGGTAGGGAGGATTGGGAGTAGAGAAGACTTAGAGGTGGGGCAGTAGGAGGGAGCAGAAAGGAGGGACGGGTCCAGAGCTGGCTCGGTCAGAGGAGGAGGGGCACCTCAGGTTACGCTCAGCACCCGCATAATGTTGGTATAGCCGGAGCCCGGTCGCCAGCCTGTCACCACAATCACCAGGTCCCCAAAACGGAGGAAGCCATGGAGCTTtcctgggaggaggaaggggagaagatgCTAATCAGCCATTGAGGAACCCAGGCCAGCCCTGTAATGAGAACGAGCTACCATCCTTCGCCTCTTCAAGCCCACTAGGTAGGTAATGAGGGGCCTGAGGCAAACTGTACAGTGTGTCCCACAGGTGGCACCGCAGGAATGTGACCACTGTAGTATATCAGAGCTGCACATATGCCCGTGGGGTGGCATGTTGCTAAGTAGCAAGTCTGTCTACCTGTATTGCTATGCTGATAGGAAGAGGTGGGGTATGAGCATAGCCAATTGTCAATTAGATTTTAGTTGCAGCTGCAGGGGACTgggttcccctttctcttttcacCTCTTGCTCCTTGGGTCAGGCCTGGCTCTAGCCATCTGGTGCAGGCAGCAGCTGAGCCGACTTCTTAGGGACGGCCCTGACCCCTgacctctctccctctgccctcctccctcagcacattccccccacccctggaAGCCCAAATATCTCAGTCTTAGTGAATCTCACAGAGAAAATCTGGGACCAGAGGAGAGAGGCAAGGCCCTTTTGGGTGGGCGTGGGGCGTGGGTTTGGAGGACTCATGATACAAGTCCAGGGGTGGATGGGGAAGGAGCTTAGGTGGCTCACCACTTTCAATGCCAAATTGGACTCGGCGATCCACATCGTCTGCCCAGATGGCCTCTGGAGGTTCACGGTAGAGCACAGGGAAGACTCCTCGGCACAGGTGGGCCTGGCGGGCAGCCTGGGCAGAGCGGGTGACAGCAATGACTGCTGCCCGAGGTCGGTACCGAGACAGAAGCTGGGCTGAGCTGAAGGAGGCAGACAAGGTCAGCCCAGAAGAGTGAAAGAGTGTTGGGTTCTGGTTCCAGGTGCCAGCAATAAGCTGTGTAACCCTAGGTAAGTCATCATATttttctgggccttagttttctcacctgtaaagtgggtaTAAGAATACCCGCCTTTCTTACCACACAAGGAGGATatgagatgatttttaaaaatatcaaatgagaTAAGGAGaaactgctttgaaaaacagaaaaccctTCTGGGAATGCACCTTTATATAGTACTTAACTTACAAATGTCTCttgttaatcctcacaaccccaTGAACAAAACAGGCTTACAGAGCCTGGGTGACTTACCCAAGGTATCACAGGCAAAGACTTGAACTCAGACCTTCTGGGCCCTTCTGCAACACCCCAGCATTGTAAGGCTTTGTGGGCTAAATGCAGAGGACCTGCCTCTGAGCCCTAGGAGCCTAAATGGCCTGCAAGCCAATGCATCCAGTGATGCCACCTTACCCTTCCAAACCCCTGGGGTTCGCAGGTACAATTCCTGGTGTGCTTCAGGATCTGCCTCTCTAGGCCTCCAGCTCCCATAGCCGCCTCTCCTCTGATGATGAGACAAAACCCAAGCCTGGGGCCCATCCCAGCCTGCCCTTGGCCCAAAGCCCTGTCTTGGCGTTCCCAGTGTCCCCCTCACCGGCCAGTTGTGGTCAGCACGATGATGGCAGCAGCACAGCACTTGAAGGCAGCCTCCACAGCGCCAATAGCGGTGACCTCGGTGGGATCCCGGCTCAGTGGTGCCGCCCGGCGCAGCTCCTCAAAGAGCTGCCGGTGGTACACAGCAGCCTCTGCCTCCCGGGCAATCTGTGGGCACCAGGGGGTCAGGCTGGGCAAGGCTATTGGGACCTGGAAGGGATGTGGTTTTCCAGCCCGTTTGCCTTGCATTCTGAGCTCCTACCGCATGCTGCATCTTTACAGCCTCCACAGGAAAGTTGCCTTTGGCAGTCTCCCCCGACAGCATGATGCAGTCTGCCCCATCCAGCACGGCGTTGGCCACATCACTCGTCTCTGCCCGGGTTGGCCGGGGCTTAGTGATCATGCTTTCCAGCATCTGGGGGACATCTGGATGTCAGAGCTGTAGGAGTCATACTCTGACTGGGGACCCTGCCCTGAAGTACTTCTCGGACTCCCACACTCTCTGAGGGCCCCTAAAGCCAGTGTCACACTCACAGACTATGTGATCCTGGctattctgtttcctcatctgaaaatgggggtCCCAGTATCTCTTCCTAGCTTCGTTGTTTGAGGGTCAAACACTGGACAGCAAAACGTGCTAGAGACCTAAGGTGTGGGTATTCACCTTCAGGTGTCCCCAGACCCACAGAGGGCCCTGCCCCCAGGGCTCATTCCAGACCTGTGTAGCACAGACAACGGGCTTTCCCGCCAAGTTGCAACGGCCAATCATCATCTTCTGAGCCAGGAAAACCTTCTCGGCTGGGATCTCAATGCCCAGGTCACCCCGTGCCACCATAATGCCGTCGCTCACCTCCAGGATTTCATCAAACCTGGGCGGTTGGGGGAGTCAGGGCTGGGGAAGAGCCAGGAGATgccagggagaggcaggcaggagaaggggaggggcgaTGGGGATGGATAGGGCCTGATGGGAACAAAGACCAAGGCTCACTTCTTCACGCCTTCGTGGTTCTCGATTTTGCTAATGATCTTGATGCCCTGTCCTTCCGGCCCCAGAGCAGCCCGGACAGCAGCAACGTCGCTGGCTCTCCGCACAAAGGAGGCAAAGACGATGTCCACGCCATGCTCCACCCCGAAGCGCAGGTCCTGGACATCTTGCTCGGACAGTCCGGGCAGGTCCACCTGGGCCCCTGGCAAGTTCACGCCCTTCC
The genomic region above belongs to Phocoena sinus isolate mPhoSin1 chromosome 1, mPhoSin1.pri, whole genome shotgun sequence and contains:
- the PKLR gene encoding pyruvate kinase PKLR — encoded protein: MSVQDNMRPMWLWSWISKSQRDLAKSILIGAPGGPAGYLRRASVAQLTQELGTSFFQQQQLPAAMADTFLEHLCLLDIDSEPVAARSTSIIATIGPASRSVERLKEMIRAGMNIARLNFSHGSHEYHAESIANVREAVESIATSPLSYRPVAIALDTKGPEIRTGILQGGPESEVELVKGSQVLVTVDPAFRTRGDANTVWVDYANIVQVVPVGGRIYIDDGLISLEVTKIGPEGLETHVENGGVLGSRKGVNLPGAQVDLPGLSEQDVQDLRFGVEHGVDIVFASFVRRASDVAAVRAALGPEGQGIKIISKIENHEGVKKFDEILEVSDGIMVARGDLGIEIPAEKVFLAQKMMIGRCNLAGKPVVCATQMLESMITKPRPTRAETSDVANAVLDGADCIMLSGETAKGNFPVEAVKMQHAIAREAEAAVYHRQLFEELRRAAPLSRDPTEVTAIGAVEAAFKCCAAAIIVLTTTGRSAQLLSRYRPRAAVIAVTRSAQAARQAHLCRGVFPVLYREPPEAIWADDVDRRVQFGIESGKLHGFLRFGDLVIVVTGWRPGSGYTNIMRVLSVT